GGCAAAAAATTATTGTTCATGGGAGGAGAATTCGGTCAGTTTATTGAATGGAAATATGATGATAGTTTAGATTGGCATTTGCCACAGCAGTATCCAATGCATACAAAAATGCTTGAATACTCTAAAGAACTTAATAAGTTCTATTGTGATAATAAAGCTTTGTGGCAAGTTGATTTTGATTGGCGCGGTTTCCGTTGGATTGATTGTAATGATAATGAAAACAGTGTAATTTCATTCATTCGTTATGCAGAAGACCAAGATGATTTCATTGTAGTAGTCTGCAATTTTACGCCAGAAGTACGTCATGGATACCGTATCGGTGTACCTGCAAAAGGTATTTATAAAGAAGTATTCAATTCTGATGCGGAAAAATTTGGCGGTTCTAATGTATTAAATGAAGGTGAATTTAAAACAGAAGATGTATTCTGGCATAATTTAAATCAATCCATTCAAGTTACATTGCCACCACTTGCTACTATTTTCTTCAAAATGAAAGATGACCCAGCAAGAGCGAAAAAACAAAAAATAAAAGAAGTTAAACCAGTAAGTCGCAGTTATACTAATCGTGAACCAGAAAAAATTACTGCATTAGGTTAATCTAAAAAATAAAATACCAAGTAATTTCGATTGAGGAAGGTGTTTGGCGTGTTAAAAGTTTTATATGTTGCTTCAGAAGCTGTACCATTTGTAAAAACTGGTGGATTGGCTGATGTTGCCGGTGCATTACCAAAAGAATTGAAAAAACAAGGCGTAGATGTACGTGTTGTAATACCTAAATATAGTGGAATTAAAGAAGAATATCGCAACGAAATGGAACATATTTATGACGGTACTATTAATGTAGCATGGCGTCAAAAATATATCGGTGTTGATAGATATGATTATAAAAATGTTCCATTCTACTTTATAGATAATCAGGAATATTTTTATCGTGAAGGCTATTATGGCTATCCAGATGATGTAGAAAGATTTACATTCTTCTGCCGTGCTGTACTCGATATGCTTCCTAAAATTGATTTCTGGCCAGATATCATTCATTTAAATGATTGGCAGACTGGTCTTGTAAGCGTTTATTTAAAACTTCAACACAATGATGATGAACGTTATAACAAAATCAAAACAATCTATACAATTCACAATTTGAAATATCAAGGACGTTTCTGGAAAGGTTATTTGCCAGATGTACTTGGTCTTGATTGGAAATATTTCAATAACGGTGATTTGGAATACTTCGATGATATCAACTTCATGAAAGGTGCTATCGTATATTCTGATAAAGTTACAACAGTAAGCCGTACTTATGCTAAAGAAATTCAAGACCCATATTATGGTGAAGGTCTTGAAGGTATGCTTCAAAAACGTAAAGATGATTTGTCTGGTATAATCAATGGTCTTGATTATGATGACTATGACCCTGAAACAGATAAATACGTTCCATTTAAATACAATGTATCTAATGCTATCGCTCGTAAAGGTGATAATAAAGAAGAATTACAGAAAAAACTCGGTCTTCCTGTAAATCGTTCTATTCCACTTATCGGTATGGTAACTCGTCTTGTAGAAGCTAAAGGTCTTGACCTTGTTACTCGTATCATGGATGAACTCTTAGAATATGAAGATGTTCAGTTCGTTCTTTTAGGTACTGGTGATAGACAATATGAAGATTGGTTTAAGGGCCTTGTATGGCGTTATCCTAAAAAGGTATCCGCTAATATCTTCTTTAACAATGAATTAGCACATCAGATTTATGCTGCTTCAGACTTGTTCTTGATGCCATCTCAATATGAACCATGTGGTATCGGTCAGCTTATCGCACTTCGCTATGGTTCTATTCCTATTGTTCGTGCAACAGGTGGTCTTAAAGATACAGTAGAAGCTTT
The window above is part of the Megamonas hypermegale genome. Proteins encoded here:
- the glgA gene encoding glycogen synthase GlgA, which produces MLKVLYVASEAVPFVKTGGLADVAGALPKELKKQGVDVRVVIPKYSGIKEEYRNEMEHIYDGTINVAWRQKYIGVDRYDYKNVPFYFIDNQEYFYREGYYGYPDDVERFTFFCRAVLDMLPKIDFWPDIIHLNDWQTGLVSVYLKLQHNDDERYNKIKTIYTIHNLKYQGRFWKGYLPDVLGLDWKYFNNGDLEYFDDINFMKGAIVYSDKVTTVSRTYAKEIQDPYYGEGLEGMLQKRKDDLSGIINGLDYDDYDPETDKYVPFKYNVSNAIARKGDNKEELQKKLGLPVNRSIPLIGMVTRLVEAKGLDLVTRIMDELLEYEDVQFVLLGTGDRQYEDWFKGLVWRYPKKVSANIFFNNELAHQIYAASDLFLMPSQYEPCGIGQLIALRYGSIPIVRATGGLKDTVEAFNNYTNTGNGFSFNNYNAHELLFSIKRAIDSVSELSKRQHIMENAMTADYSWTESAKQYKDLYNSLTK